GATATTGTCGTGGCAAGAATTGGGGATGAGGCGACTGTGAAAAGATACCACGAGAAGAAGGGGAGGGTATCGTTGATACCTGACAACCCTGATTTCGATACAATTCATGTCCATCTTGATGAAGATTTTGAAATATTGGGTAAGGTAATAGGGTTGTGGAGGAAAATTTGATGGTGATTGTACCGCTCGCATTTGATTCGATGGGAGCAAGGGGGTCGTCATGCCTTGTAGAGGTTGGTGGGAAGAAGATTCTTATCGATCCAGGGGTAAATCTTGGTCCAAAAAGACATAAACTTCCTCCTCATCCTCTGGAAGAGGAGAGGAAAAAATCACTCTGGGGACGAATCAAATTGAGTGGAGAAGAAGCTGACATCATCGTTCTTACACACTACCATTATGACCACCTTAACCCTGAAGGGTATGATGTCTTCTATAACAAAACGATCTTCCTGAAACATCCTGAAAAGAATCTAAATTACAATCAAATGAGGCGTGCCTCTCTCCTTTTGGAAGATATTAAGAACAAAGTGCAAGAGATCGTTTTCGCGGATGGGGTAACTATAAATATGCAAGACGTGACCATTTCTTTTTCTCAGGCTGTTCCTCATGGGATGGATACGAGAAGAGGATGTGTTATTCAAGTATTCATTGAAGGAGGTTCGGGAAGTTTTTTATTCACCTCTGATATTGAAGGCGCAAACCTTAATGAGCAGATTGATTTCATAATCGAAAAAAATCCAGACATCCTATTGATAGATGGACCGGCAATAACCTTCCCAGAGTGTCGCTCTCACAGGATTTCTGAAATAGTAGAAAAAACAGATATAAAAAAGATTGTGATTGACCACCACATTATGAGAGAAACTAATTGGAAGGAATATATTGAAGATGCGTATATGGTTGCAAGAGAGAAGGGAGTGGAGATTCTTTCTGCAGCAGAATTCAAAGGAGAAGAAGAAGACCTGCTCGAAGCAAGAAGAGTGGAATTGTATGAAAAGTATCCAATATGAACGGGGAGATCAAAATATGTTATTTCCTTGCCTCATAAAGATCTTGCTAGAAATTGCTTCGGCTCGCTACGCAGGCCTCGCAAAGACATTTTTTTCTCAATGAGTGACGGTAAAGGATTTACCATGAGGACCACCCACACCATCTTCCACTCCCTTGAGGGAGGATGTTATTATTCAAGAATTCAGATCTAAGATTGACGATTGAAAGCAACGCTTGCGGGGAAGAATGAGAAAGATTATTCACATAGACATGGATGCTTTTTTTGCTTCCATTGAAACAGTGAGCAATCCCGGCCTCAAAGGTAAACCAATAATAGTATGCGGGAATCCAGAAGGTAGAACTGCAGTTGCATCGGCCTCCTATGAAGCCAGGAAATTCGGGGTGAAAGCGGGGATGGGGCTTCCGGAGGCTCTCAGGCTTTGTCCCAGGGCAATTCTTGTCGAAGGAACCCCCTCAAAATATATTACTACATCATTAAAGCTATTAAAGACGCTCAGCAAGTATTCGGATCTTCTGGAAATATTTTCGATCGATGAGGCTTTTCTTGACGTCACCAATACAGAGCATCTTTTCGGAGGTGCCAGAACGATATCTAAAGAGATAAAAGAGTATGTGGTGAATAACTTTTCAGTCACCTGCTCAATAGGAATTGCTCCCAATAAACTTCTTGCTAAGCTTGCCAGTGGGTTCTCAAAACCTGATGGACTTTCGGAAATCCAACCAGAGAATGTATCACAAACCCTGGAAAATATCCCTGTGCAGGAGCTCTGCGGAATTGGGGAAAAGACCAGAGAAGTATTATCCAGGTTGGGAATAAAGACCTGTGGTGAACTTGGACGGTTTGATGTGAGGAAACTTGAGAAAGGGTTTGGAAAGGGGGGTAGAATTTTTCGTGATATGGGGCTCGGGATTGACAACTCTTCCGTCCATCCCTATTACTATGAGTCTGAAACAAAGTCTTTTGGACATACCATGACATTGCAGGAGGATACAAGAGACTTAAGCTTGATATTGAGACACCTTCTTCAACTGTCAGAACAGGTTGGAAGAAGGCTGAGGAAAGAGAATTATGCTGGGAAGACAATCACAGTTGTGATCCGATATGAAAACTTCGAAACACTTACTAGACAAAAGACATTTGATCTCCATTTCGACGAAGGGCTTCCAATATACAGAGCCGCAAAATCAATCTTCTTGAGGGAGTTTGACAGGAAGAGGCTTCTTCGGCTGATAGGTGTGAGCGTATCAAACTTGGTTAAGGGGAAAAAGCAGGAAGAACTTTTTAAAAAACAAAGAAACGAAACTTTGATAAGAACTCTTGATGATATTAATGATAAGTATGGTGAATTTGCTGTGACAAGAGGCAGCATTCTTTATACTGGTAGAAAGCAAAGCATAGTTCCCTTCGGGCTCATCAAACAAAAAGGAGCTTAGACAATGACAAGAATCGGCACAAGCGGATACTCCTTCTCTGATTGGAAGGGGCCCATTTATCCCAAGAACATCAAAGACCCCAGCCTTCTCCCTTACTATGAGATAGAACTGGGGTTTGACACTGTGGAGATTAACTTCACATATTACAGACTCCCAAATGCCAGGACTACCGAGGCTATGGCGAAAAAGGTCTCGGACAAGTTCACCTTTGTCGTCAGGTCAAACAAGGATATGACTCATGAAATCTGGTCAGACAAGAAAAGAACTGAGATTATCGACAACTCGGACGTCTTCACTCAGTTTATTGAAGGTCTCAGACCCATGACTGAGAAGAATAAGCTCTCATGTATACTCCTTCAGTTTCCTGTCTTTTTCCTCGCGAGTTCCAGGAATGAGGACTACATTCTACAGTGCAAAGACAGATTAAAAGGGGTTCCTGTGGTGGTCGAGTTCAGGAATAAGGCCTGGATCAGGGACAGGACTTTTGATTTTCTCAAAAACAATGAACTCGGGTTCTGTATCGTTGACGAGCCGCCGCTTCCCAGACTTGTTCCCTACAAGCCGATTGCCACGTCCGGTGTTGCCTACTTCAGGTTTCATGGCCGGAACAAGAACTGGTTCAGAGCAAGCCGGGAAGAAAGGTACAATTATCTCTATTCAGAGGAAGAGTTGAAGAAATTTGTCCCGGATATAGAGAAGATGGCCAGGAGCGGCCTTAACACTCTCGTATTCTTCAATAATTGTCATGCAGGATCGGCTGCAAGGAATGCTCTGATGATGAAGAAATTCCTAGGCCTCCTAGACGAGTTCTCTCAGGGTCAGAAGTATGCGATAGGAGAAGATGAGAGGGAGCCCGGAATGCTCTTCTGAGGGGATTGGTCGGCCTTCTTACCATCCGATTTAGTCCTGAGCCTGAAATAGGCGAGGAGGAGTGCCACCATAGCAGTGGCGACAAAGATGAAGAAGCCTTTGGCAAATTTCTCCATTGGTTATTTCTGAGTGTTGGAGCCGAGCCTGAAACCTTACCTCTTCAAGAGAATAGTCTTTGAAGTCCTGTCAAAAACGGTTCTGCCAGATCTTGAGCACCTGAGACTATAGAAGTATATCCCATTCGGTACAGCATTCTGCTTGGAGTCGCGTCCGTCCCACTCTACGACCTGGTATCCTGCGTTCTCTATGCCGTTTTTCAGAGTTCTCACAAGTTGTCCTGCAGAGTTATAGATCTTGAGCTCAACCTTGCTCCTGGCAGGCAGTTCGAGTCTCAAGGAAGACGTCTCTGAGAATGGGTTCGGATACGCTTCAGACATACCGTAGAAGAGCGGTATCCTTCGCAGATACGCTGACTCTTCCGCACCCACCTCGGGACAGAAATAGACTGTTGCCTCATCTATGTACCAGCCTTCCTCGGTGACATACTTGTCTGAACCGAAATTGAATCTGAATAGGACCGTCCCGGAATATGTGCCGATATCAAAAGTCTCGTACCGCCAATCGTGTGATCCTGAGAAACAGGGTGTCCCGGCAGGAAAAGGACTGTCGAGATTGTCGATTATGGTGTACTGGTATCCTCCCTGTGGAGTGATCTGAGTCCAGTTGCTTCCGCCATCAGTCGATATCTCGACAAATCCTCCATCCCATGCGCGTGTGGCATTACGATTCTCCGCATCCATCCGGTGCCAGAAACCTAACACTGACCCCAGCTCAAGGTCGATAGAGGGTGTGATGAGCACGGAATGGTTGAGGTCGTCATAGTTGCTACCGTTCGGTCCGCCGCATTTCCAGGATGTGGAGTCCAAAGGATTATAGTTTCTGAACTGTGACATGTGCCACTCATCGACATATCCACCGCTGCCCTGCTGGTGTACCCAGTCGCCCTGTCCACTCTCCATGTCGTCATAGAAACCTGCGCACACCTCGAAGGTGTGATAAGACTGATCCGGAGGTTCATAGCTGGTATTGGAGCCTCCGGAGGAATCCACGGCCACAATTCGATAATCAAAGATGTCAGACGTGTCCGCTCCAGAAGCGAACTGCGCAAAATAGAGATCAGTACTCGCGAGCCGCTGCATGGGGATCGGAACCTCGTCCAGCCCGTTTCGCTTGTATTCAAGAGTGACCGATTCAAGACCCAGGTTGTCTGTCACTTCTACAATGGCAGTGGCCGGCCATGCACTCAGGGGCATGTCCATAAGAGGATCATGGACTATTGTCGGGGCCACGGTGTCGCTACCCACGTAGAATGAATATACACTGTCGTCAGGCGCACCGATGGGTGATGTCATACAAAGGAGCGACATATAATAATTGACTACGGTTCCTGCTGGCTGCGCAGGTATGAACGCCTCGTATTCGTCAGGATTCCCCGTACTGTCCATGGCCATCTGCGTGTAATTCGTATCCGGTGCGATGGTGTAGAGAAGCCATATCGTATCCTGGAAAGGAATAGTCGGCACAATCTCAGCCAGGATCTGGTAAGGGTTAAGAGTATCTTCAGTGTCCGGCAGAGGAGTATGGTCTACGGTTGCCGGTCCTGGCCCGATGCCGTGCTTATCAAAGGCCAGATAGATGACGCAGGCATGTGGAGTGCCGTCCCCGAGATTATCGTTGTCGTCATCTGCTATGAGGACCTCGATAAGGTAATCTTCAAACAGGATGGCTTCACCGTACAGGGCATATACCCACAAGCTGTCTGTGAGGGTACGACCTTCGTACGTTCTCAGGTCCCACATTGCTCCGCCGATGATCAAACCATCGTTGTGAGATTGGCCGATGAAATCCTCGGGGTATCTTCTGTTATTGTCGAGATTTCGAAGGTAGCCTCCGTTGAAGACGAGTCCTCCGTCACCCAGATATGGGTCATCATTGTTGGTGCAGGCGCCGTAGTCCGCGAAACCCTCGTGCATTGCGGCAAACTGCTGACCGCTTCCAAAACTGTAAATGTGGTCGATTATTCCGTGAGTGTATTCGTGATAGATTACGTCGCTGAAAAGGGCGAGATTCCTGAACCCTCCGGGGGCGTTGCTCCCTTCTCCGAAGTGGATGTCTCTTCCGTCATAGAAGGCGTTGTCATAGTTTGTGCCGTATCTTACTTCAGCAATCATCTGATAGTCCATACCATTGAAATAGAAAGGTGCACCCTTAATCCAATCGTGTATGAATACCACATGATAATACATGTTTATCTCGTCCATTAACCCATCGCCCGGCGCCGTCCACGCCCAATCGTGCGGAGAAGATGTCAAGGCGCTGTCAGAATGGAGTGCCTCAGGCCCGTCCTCATACATCACTCTCACGTAAAGACCGGACAACTGTGACTGAATGGGATATAGCCCCGCTGGACCGACTTCAATGGAATAGTCACCTATGAGGTCGGTGTTGTCCTGCCCTATGCTGGGTACTGTGACCGTCTCATGGGCGTAGGGCATCTCAACAGGAGTCTCATCGTAGAATTCCGGGAGCATAAAACCGGTAACTGTGCCTGAGACGGCGTCGAATTTGATTTGATTCTCAGAGTGTATCACCTCGTTGGAGTGTGCATCCACAAAGACAAGCCAGTTACCCGGAGGCGACTTAGTTCTCATTCTGGTAGTCCATGCCAGATGGTAACGATGAGGCATCACAGACTCATCTGGATATACAAGGAGTTTGGTTTCAACCAGTTCATCAGTTTCCTCTTTGAAATCGACGCTCTCTTTGGCAGTCCTTACGGCAGCCTGCTCAGATACTGATGGACTGGCATTCACATCAACATGTGGAAAGCATTCCGAGCCGAACAAGAGAAGGTTGCCGTTTTCTGCAACTCTGAAGTGCACCCTGCCCCCGTAGACAGGGACACCTTCGTATTTCTGATCAAAAATGACGTACCACTTTCCTCTGAGCGTCTTTCTGGAGACAGCGAGATTGCTTTCCTTGATGCCAAATAGACTCTCGTTTGCTCTCAAAAAGGAGCGGCAAGCCTCTTCGATATTTGTTTGGTCAACCGTTGCCGTGATTTTCAGACCTGAAAGGAGCGCTCTGTGTGGTATGTCCCTTACGGTGTCCCAGCGCAGTGTCCATTCGACATCATACTTTGAGGTGAACTCCTTCCATTTCTCTGGTACGGGCGTTCTACCGCCAATAGTGACGTAGCGCGACTCCCCTGGGGCTGTGTAATGGTCGGGAGTCTTTTCGCTTCTAAAGCCTTCAGCGTGAAAGGCGAACAATACGGTCAAAGATACTGCAAACAACAAGGTGAGACCGCGAAATTTCATCAATACCTCCGTTTGATGGGGTTTGGAATATCTTCGCTGTGGTTGCAGGTACAGAATACATGAGGGCTCCTAACCTGTCAATCCAATAAAGTAGAGCAATTTGGCCCAGTTCAGAGCTTGATTTTCCTTGCGAGTGTGGTATGATTAAAATATGGGATACATATGTCTGGTTTCAGACTCTGGCCTTGGAAAATGGAGGATTATATGAAAGCCATTTCGTTTCTGGTGATCGCCCTGGCGAGTTCATTGGTTCTCGCTTCAATATGTTCTGGTATGGAAATCGTGCAGTCTGTCCAGTTCTCGTCCAATTCTCTCGCTATTTCTGATTTTGAAGGATACGCCAAGATTAGACTGAAGGGGTGCGACCTGACTGATGAAGTTGGCAAGCCGCAATTACCTATGAAGACGATTCTGATCTCCGTCCCCCAGTTTGCGAATGTTGAGGGCATTAGAGTCCTATCGACTGAGAGTGAAGATGTCCCGGGCAACTATCTCATATTTCCAGCACAGCCCCCGCAGATTCTATCCATGGAGAGCGTTACTCAGAAGCCCGTTGAATTCGAAGAACCGGACCTTGAGGTCTATTCCTCCAGGAACCCCTATCCGGGTAAGCTGGGGAGCGCGGGCAGAACAGGAAATATGCTTGGGTACAAAGTCCTCGGTGTGACTCTCTATCCTGTTCAGTACACCCCATCTGAAGGTAGACTGACAATACACAAGCGACTGGAAGTGAGAATCGAATACAGTATTGAGTCTGGCGCGCTAAGACTGCCGGGCAAAAGGTCTCCCACTTCTGAGCGGTTCTGCAAGAGTGTTCTCAAGAGCCTGGTATTGAACGAGGAGGAGTTGGAGAGTGAGGAGCCTGTTTTTGAACCAGTTGTCACCATGCTCCCTCCAGATGATTATGAATATGTGGTCGTCACATCTGCAGTATACGACTCGGTCTTCCAGCGTCTGGCAGACTGGAAGACGAAAAAGGGCGTTCCAGCAGATGTGGTTACAACCGAGTGGATATACTCCACCTATTCTGGTTGGGATAACGCCGAGAAGATCAGGAACTTCATAAAGGACGCGTATGCAAACTGGGGAACGATATGGGTTCTTCTAGGCGGAGACACGAACATAGTTCCGGATAGGGTAGGCTTTGCAATGGAATGCGAAGCGGGGTTCGACCCGGATGAAGACAGCATAAGAGCCGACCTCTACTATTCGGATCTGGACGGAACGTGGGACTCAAATGGCAATCATATTTATGGCGAAGTTACCGATGGTGTCGATTTGTATACTGATGTTTTTGTGGCCAGGGCTTCGGCTGAAGACCTTTCAGAGGTCCAGGCTTTCGTGAACAAGGCTCTGACGTATGAGAGAAATCCAGTCACAGATTATCTGACCAACATGGCCTTTTTCGCTGAGGTTCTCTGGAGCTTTCCTTACACTGATGCCGGGGTCTTCAAAGACATGATAGATGATGGTTCCGTACCGGCGAGATTTGACATTAGAAAGTTGTATCAGCGGGACGGGACCGAAAACAAGGATACTGTTGTCGCTGAGATCAATCGAGGCCAGAACATCATGAATCACGCCGGTCATGCCAATGTCTACATTATGTCGGTGGGGTCGGGTGCGCTCCGCAGGGGAACTATGGACAGCCTTGTTAACGGTGACAGAATTGGATTTCTATACTCTATTGGCTGTTATCCTGCCGCATTCGAGGACGACTGTATAGCCGAGCATTTCATAACCAATCCAAATGGCGGTGGTAT
The window above is part of the candidate division TA06 bacterium genome. Proteins encoded here:
- a CDS encoding MBL fold metallo-hydrolase; translation: MVIVPLAFDSMGARGSSCLVEVGGKKILIDPGVNLGPKRHKLPPHPLEEERKKSLWGRIKLSGEEADIIVLTHYHYDHLNPEGYDVFYNKTIFLKHPEKNLNYNQMRRASLLLEDIKNKVQEIVFADGVTINMQDVTISFSQAVPHGMDTRRGCVIQVFIEGGSGSFLFTSDIEGANLNEQIDFIIEKNPDILLIDGPAITFPECRSHRISEIVEKTDIKKIVIDHHIMRETNWKEYIEDAYMVAREKGVEILSAAEFKGEEEDLLEARRVELYEKYPI
- the dinB gene encoding DNA polymerase IV gives rise to the protein MRKIIHIDMDAFFASIETVSNPGLKGKPIIVCGNPEGRTAVASASYEARKFGVKAGMGLPEALRLCPRAILVEGTPSKYITTSLKLLKTLSKYSDLLEIFSIDEAFLDVTNTEHLFGGARTISKEIKEYVVNNFSVTCSIGIAPNKLLAKLASGFSKPDGLSEIQPENVSQTLENIPVQELCGIGEKTREVLSRLGIKTCGELGRFDVRKLEKGFGKGGRIFRDMGLGIDNSSVHPYYYESETKSFGHTMTLQEDTRDLSLILRHLLQLSEQVGRRLRKENYAGKTITVVIRYENFETLTRQKTFDLHFDEGLPIYRAAKSIFLREFDRKRLLRLIGVSVSNLVKGKKQEELFKKQRNETLIRTLDDINDKYGEFAVTRGSILYTGRKQSIVPFGLIKQKGA
- a CDS encoding DUF72 domain-containing protein; the protein is MTRIGTSGYSFSDWKGPIYPKNIKDPSLLPYYEIELGFDTVEINFTYYRLPNARTTEAMAKKVSDKFTFVVRSNKDMTHEIWSDKKRTEIIDNSDVFTQFIEGLRPMTEKNKLSCILLQFPVFFLASSRNEDYILQCKDRLKGVPVVVEFRNKAWIRDRTFDFLKNNELGFCIVDEPPLPRLVPYKPIATSGVAYFRFHGRNKNWFRASREERYNYLYSEEELKKFVPDIEKMARSGLNTLVFFNNCHAGSAARNALMMKKFLGLLDEFSQGQKYAIGEDEREPGMLF
- a CDS encoding T9SS type A sorting domain-containing protein, giving the protein MKFRGLTLLFAVSLTVLFAFHAEGFRSEKTPDHYTAPGESRYVTIGGRTPVPEKWKEFTSKYDVEWTLRWDTVRDIPHRALLSGLKITATVDQTNIEEACRSFLRANESLFGIKESNLAVSRKTLRGKWYVIFDQKYEGVPVYGGRVHFRVAENGNLLLFGSECFPHVDVNASPSVSEQAAVRTAKESVDFKEETDELVETKLLVYPDESVMPHRYHLAWTTRMRTKSPPGNWLVFVDAHSNEVIHSENQIKFDAVSGTVTGFMLPEFYDETPVEMPYAHETVTVPSIGQDNTDLIGDYSIEVGPAGLYPIQSQLSGLYVRVMYEDGPEALHSDSALTSSPHDWAWTAPGDGLMDEINMYYHVVFIHDWIKGAPFYFNGMDYQMIAEVRYGTNYDNAFYDGRDIHFGEGSNAPGGFRNLALFSDVIYHEYTHGIIDHIYSFGSGQQFAAMHEGFADYGACTNNDDPYLGDGGLVFNGGYLRNLDNNRRYPEDFIGQSHNDGLIIGGAMWDLRTYEGRTLTDSLWVYALYGEAILFEDYLIEVLIADDDNDNLGDGTPHACVIYLAFDKHGIGPGPATVDHTPLPDTEDTLNPYQILAEIVPTIPFQDTIWLLYTIAPDTNYTQMAMDSTGNPDEYEAFIPAQPAGTVVNYYMSLLCMTSPIGAPDDSVYSFYVGSDTVAPTIVHDPLMDMPLSAWPATAIVEVTDNLGLESVTLEYKRNGLDEVPIPMQRLASTDLYFAQFASGADTSDIFDYRIVAVDSSGGSNTSYEPPDQSYHTFEVCAGFYDDMESGQGDWVHQQGSGGYVDEWHMSQFRNYNPLDSTSWKCGGPNGSNYDDLNHSVLITPSIDLELGSVLGFWHRMDAENRNATRAWDGGFVEISTDGGSNWTQITPQGGYQYTIIDNLDSPFPAGTPCFSGSHDWRYETFDIGTYSGTVLFRFNFGSDKYVTEEGWYIDEATVYFCPEVGAEESAYLRRIPLFYGMSEAYPNPFSETSSLRLELPARSKVELKIYNSAGQLVRTLKNGIENAGYQVVEWDGRDSKQNAVPNGIYFYSLRCSRSGRTVFDRTSKTILLKR